The proteins below come from a single Streptomyces sp. B3I8 genomic window:
- a CDS encoding low specificity L-threonine aldolase — translation MNPPRTDARRHHDPEVRGFASDNYAGAHPEVLAALAVANGGHQVSYGEDDYTENLQRVIRGHFGPTAEAFPVFNGTGANVVALQAVTDRWGAVICAESAHINVDECGAPERVGGLKLLTVPTPDGKLTPELIDRQAYGWDDEHRAMPQVVSLTQSTELGTLYTPDEIRAICDHAHARGMTVHLDGSRIANAAASLDVPMRTFTNAVGVDLLSLGGTKNGALFGEAVVVINQDAVRHMKHLRKLSMQLASKMRFISVQLEALLAKDLWLRNARHSNEMAQRLAEGVRAVHGVEILHPVQANAVFARLPHEVTERLQQRFRFYFWDEPAGEVRWMCSFDTTEDDVDAFVAALKEEMAR, via the coding sequence GTGAACCCGCCGAGGACCGACGCGCGCCGCCATCACGACCCGGAGGTGCGCGGCTTCGCCAGCGACAACTACGCCGGGGCACACCCGGAGGTGCTCGCCGCGCTGGCCGTGGCCAACGGCGGGCACCAGGTGTCGTACGGCGAGGACGACTACACCGAGAACCTCCAGCGCGTGATCCGCGGCCACTTCGGCCCCACCGCCGAGGCCTTCCCGGTCTTCAACGGCACCGGCGCCAACGTCGTCGCGCTCCAGGCGGTCACCGACCGCTGGGGCGCGGTGATCTGCGCCGAGAGCGCGCACATCAACGTCGACGAGTGCGGGGCGCCCGAGCGGGTCGGCGGACTGAAGCTGCTCACCGTGCCCACCCCGGACGGCAAGCTCACCCCCGAGCTGATCGACCGTCAGGCGTACGGCTGGGACGACGAGCACCGCGCGATGCCGCAGGTCGTCTCGCTCACCCAGAGCACCGAACTCGGCACCCTCTACACGCCCGACGAGATCCGCGCGATCTGCGACCACGCCCATGCCCGCGGTATGACGGTCCACCTCGACGGCTCCCGCATCGCCAACGCCGCCGCCTCGCTGGACGTGCCCATGCGGACGTTCACCAACGCCGTCGGCGTCGATCTGCTGTCGCTGGGCGGGACGAAGAACGGCGCGCTGTTCGGCGAGGCCGTCGTCGTCATCAACCAGGACGCCGTGCGGCACATGAAGCACCTGCGCAAGCTGTCGATGCAGCTCGCCTCCAAGATGCGCTTCATATCAGTGCAGTTGGAGGCGCTGCTGGCCAAGGACCTGTGGCTGCGCAACGCCCGGCACTCCAACGAGATGGCCCAGCGTCTGGCCGAGGGCGTCCGCGCGGTGCACGGCGTGGAGATCCTTCACCCCGTGCAGGCCAACGCCGTCTTCGCGCGGCTCCCGCACGAGGTGACCGAGCGGCTGCAGCAGCGCTTCCGGTTCTACTTCTGGGACGAGCCGGCGGGCGAGGTGCGCTGGATGTGCTCGTTCGACACCACGGAGGACGACGTCGACGCGTTCGTCGCCGCGCTGAAGGAGGAGATGGCGCGGTAG
- a CDS encoding SDR family NAD(P)-dependent oxidoreductase, with product MGNGANGALSGAVIAVAGAGGPAGRATLLRLAGAGATVVASDNDPERLAEAVDAASFAHGGATVTGDTVDLLDLKSTHEWAAHIEKDFGRVDGLVHLVGGWRGSETFTKTSLDDWDFLELLLIRTVQHTSLAFHEALQRSDRGRYVLISASGATRPTAGNAAYSAAKAAAEAWTLAMADYFRKAGGPDGPTSAAGILVVKALVHEAMRADRPNAKFAGFTDVEDLAEAIAGIWQKSAAEVNGNRLWLTEKP from the coding sequence ATGGGGAACGGGGCCAACGGAGCTCTCAGCGGTGCGGTGATCGCGGTGGCCGGCGCGGGCGGACCCGCCGGCCGGGCGACGCTGCTGCGACTGGCGGGCGCGGGCGCGACCGTCGTCGCCTCGGACAACGATCCCGAACGGCTCGCGGAGGCCGTCGACGCGGCGAGCTTCGCGCACGGCGGCGCCACCGTCACCGGGGACACCGTCGACCTGCTCGACCTGAAGTCCACGCACGAGTGGGCCGCGCACATCGAGAAGGACTTCGGCCGGGTCGACGGACTCGTCCACCTCGTCGGCGGCTGGCGGGGCAGCGAGACCTTCACCAAGACCAGCCTCGACGACTGGGACTTCCTGGAACTGCTGCTCATCCGCACCGTTCAGCACACCAGCCTCGCCTTCCACGAGGCGCTGCAGCGCAGCGACCGCGGCCGGTACGTCCTGATCAGCGCCTCCGGTGCCACCCGGCCCACCGCGGGCAACGCCGCCTACTCCGCCGCCAAGGCGGCCGCCGAGGCGTGGACGCTCGCCATGGCGGACTACTTCCGCAAGGCGGGGGGCCCGGACGGGCCGACCTCGGCGGCTGGGATCCTGGTGGTCAAGGCGTTGGTGCACGAGGCCATGCGCGCCGACCGGCCCAACGCGAAGTTCGCGGGCTTCACGGACGTCGAGGACCTGGCCGAGGCCATCGCCGGCATCTGGCAGAAGTCCGCCGCCGAAGTGAACGGAAACCGTCTGTGGCTGACCGAGAAGCCGTGA
- a CDS encoding DUF6421 family protein codes for MTEILVPVGSEGTIPPQGRVVDHPAWPVLKDAVEQIRPWQSKDGSIDFDAEGAPSAADALAAVRRVVEAVGKLSPLLPHDAAYHRALVEDLDRWAEGGFAVPDFLDSLLAFRPAADRRDGLQHLVVFPMYTQNGNPDRNLEAVVLRMVWPDWLAELERTRYDNPLFCGITFEDFTAGYDTNSAVLFPETIAVREAPERFSWGGIFCDREAARFRRVTAAAVDLLGLELPEDIAAMVHDQKRCEEAFVLWDMVHDRTHSHGDLPFDPFMIKQRQPFWMYGLEELRCDLTAFREAVKLQADGVPQARDVQYAVLFDRMFRFPVTGARVRNYDGLGGQLLFAYLHKHDVVRWTDNKLAVDWERAPQVTNDLCAEIEKLYRDGIDRPKLVHWFAGYELVSTYLSPHPGSKWAQGPGALDLSLPPRKLVDDVLPDEFPLSMFYEALSKKLKNVIASTKGITADTAERIAA; via the coding sequence ATGACGGAAATTCTTGTGCCGGTGGGTTCGGAGGGGACGATTCCTCCGCAGGGCAGGGTGGTGGACCACCCTGCCTGGCCCGTGCTCAAGGATGCCGTGGAGCAGATCCGGCCATGGCAGTCCAAGGACGGCTCGATCGACTTCGACGCCGAGGGCGCCCCCTCCGCCGCCGACGCCCTGGCGGCCGTACGGCGGGTCGTCGAGGCCGTCGGGAAGCTGTCCCCCCTGCTGCCGCACGACGCCGCGTACCACAGGGCGCTCGTCGAGGACCTCGACCGCTGGGCCGAGGGCGGTTTCGCCGTGCCCGACTTCCTGGACTCACTGCTCGCCTTCCGCCCCGCGGCCGACCGCCGGGACGGCCTGCAGCACCTGGTCGTCTTCCCGATGTACACGCAGAACGGCAACCCGGACCGCAATCTGGAGGCGGTCGTGCTGCGCATGGTGTGGCCGGACTGGCTGGCCGAGCTGGAGCGCACCCGGTACGACAACCCGCTGTTCTGCGGCATCACCTTCGAGGACTTCACGGCCGGCTACGACACCAACTCCGCCGTCCTCTTCCCCGAGACGATCGCCGTGCGCGAGGCGCCGGAACGTTTCTCCTGGGGCGGCATCTTCTGCGACCGCGAGGCCGCCCGCTTCCGTCGCGTCACCGCCGCGGCCGTCGACCTGCTCGGCCTGGAACTGCCCGAGGACATCGCCGCCATGGTCCACGACCAGAAGCGCTGCGAGGAGGCGTTCGTCCTGTGGGACATGGTCCACGACCGCACCCACAGCCACGGCGACCTGCCCTTCGACCCGTTCATGATCAAGCAGCGCCAGCCGTTCTGGATGTACGGCCTGGAGGAGCTGCGCTGCGACCTCACCGCCTTCCGTGAGGCCGTGAAGCTGCAGGCCGACGGCGTGCCGCAGGCGCGTGACGTGCAGTACGCGGTGCTGTTCGACCGCATGTTCCGCTTCCCGGTCACCGGCGCGCGGGTGCGCAACTACGACGGTCTCGGCGGCCAGCTCCTTTTCGCCTACCTGCACAAGCACGACGTCGTCCGCTGGACCGACAACAAGCTCGCCGTCGACTGGGAGCGCGCTCCGCAGGTCACCAACGACCTGTGCGCCGAGATCGAGAAGCTCTACCGGGACGGCATAGACCGACCCAAGCTCGTCCACTGGTTCGCCGGCTACGAGCTGGTCTCCACCTACCTCTCCCCGCACCCGGGTTCGAAGTGGGCGCAGGGGCCCGGCGCCCTCGATCTGAGCCTGCCGCCGCGCAAGCTCGTCGACGACGTGCTGCCGGACGAGTTTCCGCTGAGCATGTTCTATGAGGCGCTGTCCAAGAAGCTGAAGAACGTGATTGCCTCGACCAAGGGCATCACGGCGGACACCGCCGAGCGGATCGCCGCGTGA
- a CDS encoding glycerophosphodiester phosphodiesterase family protein, whose translation MNFLTIGHRGVMGIEPENTLRSFVAAERAGLDIIELDLHLSKDGALVVMHDAEVDRTTDGAGPITEKTLAELRALDAGRGERVPTFEEVLDAVRSPLQAEIKDVAAARALAEVMRRRDLVTRVEVISFHDEALAEIARLVPGVRTALVASRYGLDVVERAVAVGATTLVLNIRRLTLEVVEHARKADLRIIGWVVNTQDHLRLVRALELDGATTDYPEIKRTGRFTA comes from the coding sequence TTGAACTTCCTCACCATCGGTCACCGCGGAGTCATGGGCATCGAGCCCGAGAACACCCTCCGGTCCTTCGTCGCCGCCGAGCGCGCGGGCCTCGACATAATCGAACTGGATCTGCACCTGAGCAAGGACGGAGCCCTCGTCGTCATGCACGACGCCGAGGTGGACCGTACGACCGACGGTGCGGGCCCCATCACCGAGAAGACCCTCGCCGAACTGCGGGCGCTGGACGCCGGCCGGGGCGAGCGTGTGCCGACCTTCGAGGAAGTGCTGGACGCGGTGCGGTCGCCGCTCCAGGCCGAGATCAAGGACGTGGCGGCGGCCCGTGCGCTGGCCGAGGTCATGCGCCGGCGGGACCTGGTCACGCGAGTGGAGGTGATCTCCTTCCACGACGAGGCACTTGCCGAGATCGCCCGGTTGGTACCGGGCGTGCGCACCGCGCTGGTCGCCAGCCGCTACGGCCTGGACGTCGTGGAGCGCGCGGTGGCCGTCGGCGCCACGACGCTCGTGCTCAACATCCGCCGGCTGACCCTGGAGGTCGTCGAGCACGCGCGCAAGGCCGACCTCAGGATCATCGGCTGGGTGGTGAACACCCAGGACCATCTGCGCCTCGTACGGGCCCTGGAGCTGGACGGCGCGACGACCGACTACCCCGAGATCAAGCGCACCGGCCGGTTCACCGCCTGA
- a CDS encoding GNAT family N-acetyltransferase — protein sequence MDSAVTAVPLTYRDATEADVEALVALVESAYRGDSSRTGWTTEADILEGQRTDAEGVLEVVRSPDSRLLVVERDGSLVACCQLEHRGGSAYFGMFAVRPGLQGGGLGRAVLAEAERTARESWGVTEMQMTVISVREDLIAWYERRGYRRTGRISSFPYGDERFGIPLRDDLRFELLVKPLVHDTDGTSAATDRAPAATDGTPAARP from the coding sequence ATGGACAGCGCCGTCACCGCCGTCCCGCTGACCTACCGCGACGCCACCGAAGCCGACGTCGAGGCGCTCGTCGCGCTCGTCGAGTCGGCGTACCGCGGGGACTCCAGCCGGACGGGCTGGACCACCGAGGCGGACATTCTCGAAGGGCAGCGGACCGACGCCGAGGGCGTGCTGGAGGTCGTCAGGTCGCCCGACAGCAGGCTGCTCGTCGTGGAGCGGGACGGCTCGCTCGTCGCCTGCTGCCAGCTGGAGCACCGCGGGGGGAGCGCCTACTTCGGCATGTTCGCGGTCCGCCCGGGGCTGCAGGGCGGCGGCCTCGGCCGGGCGGTGCTGGCCGAGGCGGAGCGGACGGCGCGGGAGAGCTGGGGCGTCACCGAGATGCAGATGACGGTGATCTCCGTGCGCGAGGACCTGATCGCCTGGTACGAGCGCCGCGGCTACCGCCGTACGGGCCGGATCAGCTCCTTCCCGTACGGCGACGAGCGCTTCGGCATACCCCTCCGCGACGACCTGCGGTTCGAACTCCTGGTCAAACCGCTGGTCCACGACACCGACGGCACTTCGGCGGCGACCGACCGGGCCCCGGCGGCGACCGACGGCACCCCGGCGGCGCGGCCGTAG
- a CDS encoding VOC family protein, which yields MVHVLSSRVLLRPTDPERSRTFYSELLGLPVYREFGTGPERGTVYFLGGGFLEVSGRSEAPLAPAVRLWLQVADAAAAHEELVAKGVAVLRPPVREPWGLVEMWIEDPDGVRIVLVEVPADHPMRYRPGI from the coding sequence ATGGTGCATGTACTGAGCAGCCGGGTCCTGCTGCGCCCCACCGATCCCGAGCGTTCCCGCACGTTCTACAGCGAGCTGCTGGGGCTCCCCGTGTACCGCGAGTTCGGCACGGGTCCGGAGCGGGGCACCGTCTACTTCCTCGGCGGCGGTTTCCTGGAGGTCTCCGGCCGTTCCGAGGCCCCCCTCGCGCCCGCTGTCCGGCTGTGGCTGCAGGTCGCGGACGCCGCCGCGGCCCACGAGGAGCTGGTGGCGAAGGGGGTCGCGGTCCTGCGGCCGCCGGTGAGGGAGCCGTGGGGGCTGGTCGAGATGTGGATCGAGGACCCGGACGGGGTCCGGATCGTCCTCGTGGAGGTCCCGGCCGACCATCCGATGCGGTACCGGCCGGGCATCTGA